The window ACTAAGACGATTGCGGATGCGGTCATTGATGCGAGCCAGCACGTCGTAGCTGTTGCGAAAGACGCTCCGGCCGAAGTAGACGGCGAAAGAGTCAAAGACGAAACGCGTATGAAATATGAAGAAGACGCCCGTTTTGAGAAATTAAAAGCGCAGGCAGAGAAGGATGCGCTGGGCAAAGAAGCTCAATAATTGGCATATTTGCATATAATAATTCGAATAGATAAAGGAGTTTTTGAATGGCTACGGAAATAAGCGCCACAGTGGTGATGCAGCTAAGGGAAAAAACCGGCGCGGGCATGATGGATTGCAAGAAAGCCTTGACGGAAGCGGGCGGCGATCCAGAAAAAGCGATTGAAATATTACGCCAGCGCGGACTGAAAAAAAGCGCGGAGAAGGCATCCCGCGTTGCGAAAGAGGGTATCATCCTTGCCGCAGTTAACAAAGAAAACAGCCTCGGATCGATAATTGAAATAAATTGCGAAACGGATTTTGTTGCAAAAAACGATGATTTCGTGAAATTTGCAAAAAACGTTCTTGATCAGGTTCATCAAACTAAACCGGCCGATTTGGATTCATTTCTCATTGCACCGGCGGCATACGACAAAGGCCGTTCAGTAGCGGATACAGCGGGGGAGTTGACCGGAAAGATCGGCGAGAAGATCGCGATCAAACGCTTTGCATTGTTGGAAACGAAAAGTGGCGTCATTGCGGTTTACATTCATCCGGGAAATAAGCTCGGCGTATTAGTTCAACTGGAAGTAGAAGGCTACAGCCCGACTTTGCAGGAACCAACGCACAGTTTAGCGCATGATATCGCGATGCAGGCTGCCGCTATGAGTCCGACGTGCATCAATCGCACCGAGATCCCTCAGGACGTCATTGAAAAAGAAATGGCGATTCTGCGTGAACAAGGCAAGACCGAAGGCAAGCCGGAAAAAGTGATGGAAAGTATTATCAAAGGACGAATGGAAAAATTTTATCAGGAGGTCTGCCTCAACGAACAGGTTTTCGTCAAAGATTCTTCAAAGACCATTAAGGAATTGGTGGCCGAATTCTCCAAAAAACTCGGCAAACCGGTCGTGATACATAAATTTGAGCGCTTTCGATTAGGCGAATAATTAAAACAGAAACCACGGATTTTAATTCGTGGTTTTTTTATATCCCAACTTTTCATACGAAGGAATATTGACATGCCGATGCCTGCTTTTAAGAGGATATTGCTGAAACTCAGCGGTGAAGCTCTCATGGGAGATCAGACGTACGGGATAGATACGAAGATGCTGATTCAGGTTGCCGAGGAGATCAAGTCCGTAAAAGCATTGGGCGTTGAAATTGCCGTGGTCATCGGCGGCGGCAATATTTTTCGCGGCCTTGCGGCCAGCGCCAAAGGTATGGACCGGGTATCGGCAGACCAAATGGGCATGTTGGCCACCGTGATCAATTCGCTCGCACTGCAGGACGCGCTGGAAAAAGCGGGTTTATTTACGCGGGTACTGAGCGCAATCAAAATGGAACAGATCGCTGAACCTTTCATTCGCCGCCGCGCGATTCGCCATCTCGAAAAAGGACGTATCGTGATCTTTGCCGGCGGAACGGGCAATCCCTATTTCACGACCGACACCGCAGCCTCGTTGCGCGCAATTGAAGTGGAAGCCGACGTCATTTTAAAAGGAACCCGCGTGGATGGCGTCTATGACTCCGATCCGGAAACCAATAAAGAAGCGTTCAAATTCGATTCAATTTCCTACCTCGAAGTGGTCAAAAAAGGACTCAACGTGA of the bacterium genome contains:
- a CDS encoding elongation factor Ts codes for the protein MATEISATVVMQLREKTGAGMMDCKKALTEAGGDPEKAIEILRQRGLKKSAEKASRVAKEGIILAAVNKENSLGSIIEINCETDFVAKNDDFVKFAKNVLDQVHQTKPADLDSFLIAPAAYDKGRSVADTAGELTGKIGEKIAIKRFALLETKSGVIAVYIHPGNKLGVLVQLEVEGYSPTLQEPTHSLAHDIAMQAAAMSPTCINRTEIPQDVIEKEMAILREQGKTEGKPEKVMESIIKGRMEKFYQEVCLNEQVFVKDSSKTIKELVAEFSKKLGKPVVIHKFERFRLGE
- a CDS encoding UMP kinase, producing the protein MPMPAFKRILLKLSGEALMGDQTYGIDTKMLIQVAEEIKSVKALGVEIAVVIGGGNIFRGLAASAKGMDRVSADQMGMLATVINSLALQDALEKAGLFTRVLSAIKMEQIAEPFIRRRAIRHLEKGRIVIFAGGTGNPYFTTDTAASLRAIEVEADVILKGTRVDGVYDSDPETNKEAFKFDSISYLEVVKKGLNVMDATAVTLCMENKLPIIVFNLKTTGNLKRIILGENVGSRVQ